One segment of Coregonus clupeaformis isolate EN_2021a chromosome 38, ASM2061545v1, whole genome shotgun sequence DNA contains the following:
- the wdr83os gene encoding protein Asterix, with amino-acid sequence MSANNMSGPQRVNKIIRYKPPSTDANPTLEDPTPDYMNLLGMIFSMCGLMLKLKWCAWIAVYCSFISFANSRSSEDTKQMMSSFMLSISAVVMSYLQNPQPMSPPW; translated from the exons ATGTCCGCAAACAACATGTCAGGCCCACAAAGGGTAAACAAAATTATCCG TTACAAGCCCCCCAGTACGGACGCAAACCCCACCCTGGAAGATCCGACTCCCGACTACATGAACCTACTCGGCATGATCTTCAGCATGTGTGGCCTGATGCTGAAG TTAAAGTGGTGTGCGTGGATAGCAGTGTACTGCTCCTTCATCAGCTTCGCTAACTCACGCAGTTCAGAAGACACTAAACAAATGATGAGCAGCTTCAT GCTGTCCATCTCAGCCGTGGTGATGTCATACCTCCAGAACCCCCAGCCCATGTCGCCGCCGTGGTAA
- the wdr83 gene encoding WD repeat domain-containing protein 83 — MSFPQPKPEVPQLPQHLLRTIDCQQGAVRAVRFNADGNYLLSCGSDKSLKLWSVSRGTLLKTYSGHGYEVLDADGSYDNSQLCSCSSDKTVILWDVATGQVTRKLRGHAGKVNCVQFNEEATVILSGSIDGTVRCWDTRSRKFDPIQILDEAQDGVSSLKVSEHELLTGSVDGRVRRYDLRMGQLHVDFINSPITCVCFSADAQCTLTSSLDSTVRLLDKSTGEMLGEYTGHKMKGYKLDCCLSSKDTHVLSCSEDGHVYCWDLVEGSLTLKLPVGKAVVQSLSFHPSETRLLTAMEGRVQVWGAEPEEAEEDEDVVVVKQEKV; from the exons ATGTCGTTTCCCCAGCCCAAACCTGAGGTCCCCCAGCTCCCCCAACACCTTCTCAGGACCATAGACTGCCAGCAAGGGGCTGTAAGAGCTGTGCGATTCAATG ctgaTGGTAACTACCTGCTGTCTTGTGGCAGTGACAAGTCTCTGAAGCTGTGGAGTGTGAGTCGAGGGACACTACTGAAGACGTACAGTGGCCATGGATACGAGGTGCTAGATGCTGATGG TTCCTATGACAACAGCCAGCTATGCTCCTGCAGCTCGGACAAGACGGTGATCCTCTGGGACGTCGCCACGGGACAGGTCACCCGGAAACTCAGGGGTCACGCTGGG AAAGTCAACTGTGTCCAGTTCAATGAAGAAGCTACAGTCATTTTATCTG GCTCCATAGATGGTACAGTGCGTTGCTGGGACACCAGGTCCAGAAAGTTTGACCCCATCCAGATTCTGGACGAGGCTCAAGATGGTGTCAGCAGTCTGAAGGTGTCTGAACACGAGCTGCTCACTGG GTCAGTGGATGGGAGAGTGAGGCGGTATGACCTGCGGATGGGCCAGCTGCATGTGGACTTCATCAACA gccccatcacgtgtgtgtgtttcagtgcggACGCCCAGTGCACTCTGACCTCCAGCCTGGACTCCACCGTGCGTCTACTGGACAAGAGCACAGGGGAGATGCTGGGAGAGTACACAGGACACAAGATGAAGGGCTACAAGCTAGACTGCTGTCTGTCCAGTAAAGATACTCACGTACTGAGCTGCTCTGAGGACGGACACGTCTACTGCTGGGACCTGGTGGAG GGTTCTCTGACGCTGAAGCTGCCAGTCGGGAAGGCTGTCGTCCAATCGCTGTCCTTCCATCCCTCAGAGACCCGCCTCCTCACAGCCATGGAGGGGCGTGTCCAGGTGTGGGGGGCGGAGCCGGAGGAAGCGGAGGAGGACGAGGACGTGGTGGTTGTTAAACAGGAAAAAGTATAG
- the LOC121553875 gene encoding persephin, whose protein sequence is MISGPSWCVECFNNPLSFFLSLSLHLSEQRGQASSPPSEERRGGGESNKENDNNKNTEGSGFGIEDQRGSVPSPAPIIPIRSRRSSTQCGLRSILLQVRDLGLGYDADETVLFKYCSGACPRVRSNHDLTLTNLLLRGALPEQNEELWQNGPCCRPTHHQDLAFLDNAHRWHKVEKLSAAGCTCVG, encoded by the coding sequence ATGATATCTGGTCCAAGTTGGTGTGTTGAGTGTTTTAATAAccctctatctttctttctctctctttctctccatctttcagAGCAGCGAGGGCAAGCATCATCCCCCccatcagaggagaggagaggtggaggagaatcCAACAAAGAGAACGACAACAATAAGAACACAGAAGGTTCCGGATTTGGAATAGAAGACCAAAGGGGTTCCGTCCCATCCCCAGCCCCAATCATCCCAATCCGGTCCCGCCGCTCTTCAACCCAATGTGGTCTCCGCTCCATCCTCCTCCAGGTACGAGACCTGGGTCTGGGCTACGACGCGGACGAGACCGTCCTCTTCAAGTACTGCAGCGGAGCCTGTCCCCGTGTCCGCTCCAACCATGATCTGACCCTGACCAACCTGCTCCTGAGGGGGGCCCTGCCTGAGCAGAATGAGGAGCTGTGGCAGAATGGACCATGCTGCAGGCCCACCCACCACCAAGATCTGGCCTTTTTGGATAACGCCCATCGCTGGCACAAGGTGGAGAAGCTGTCGGCTGCAGGGTGTACCTGTGTGGGTTAA
- the yju2b gene encoding probable splicing factor YJU2B, with protein MGERKGQNHYYPPDFDPQKHGSLNGYHGTHALRERARKLSQGILIIRFEMPYNIWCDGCKNHIGMGVRYNAEKKKVGNYYTTPIYRFRMKCHLCVNYIEMQTDPATCDYVIVCGAQRKEERWDMADNEQILTTERSEKEKLETDPMYKLDHGGKDKEKLRKALPSLSELQDHQAGWKDDFILNSKLRRKFRTEKKVMAEEEEKDNAVRKRTNLSIPLLPEKEEDKKLAALLTYTAPDSYDDRQNYKRKEISSRSWFSSPTLPPGSAAGSLLHKLGLQGKGTAVAKALGPLASSPNPHSLIRRRTEGSGNKPEACATVTRRKSDPGTNDLGNSLSPEGMELDVAQTQTTGGTDLGVAQSEQGQEMVGTHMRSLEMQSPNTTTEEEDRGRSKGEDSGTVLEELDSSRSGVLRTSLVADYSDSSSDSGV; from the exons ATG GGTGAGAGGAAAGGACAAAACCATTACTACCCTCCGGACTTCGACCCACAGAAA catGGCTCCCTCAATGGCTACCATGGAACCCACGCTCTACGAGAGAGGGCCAGGAAACTGTCCCAGGGTATCCTCATCATCCG GTTTGAGATGCCCTATAATATCTGGTGTGATGGCTGCAAGAATCACATCGGCATGG GTGTACGTTACAACGCTGAGAAGAAGAAAGTGGGGAACTACTACACCACACCAATCTACAG GTTCCGGATGAAGTGTCACCTGTGTGTGAACTACATTGAGATGCAGACGGACCCGGCCACCTGTGATTACGTCATCGTCTGTGGGGctcagaggaaggaggagagatgggACATGGCTGACAATGAACAGATCCTCACTACAG aGCGTAGTGAGAAGGAGAAGTTAGAGACAGACCCCATGTATAAGCTGGACCACGGTGGTAAGGACAAGGAAAAGCTGAGGAAGGCTCTTCCCTCTCTGTCTGAGCTGCAGGATCACCAGGCTGGATGGAAGGACGACTTCATACTCAACAGCAAGCTCCGCAGGAAGTTCAGG ACTGAGAAGAAAGTGatggcggaggaggaggagaaagacaaCGCGGTGAGAAAGAGGACAAATCTGTCCATCCCTCTGCTGCCTGAGAAAGAGGAGGACAAGAAACTAGCAGCACTGCTCACCTACACAGCTCCTGACT CCTACGATGACAGACAGAACTACAAGCGGAAGGAGATCTCTAGCCGCTCCTGGTTCAGTTCCCCCACTCTGCCACCAGGGAGCGCTGCAGGCAGCCTACTCCACAAGCTGGGCCTACAGGGGAAAGGCACAGCTGTGGCCAAAGCCCTGGGTCCCCTAGCCTCCTCCCCTAACCCACACAGTCTCATAAGGAG GAGGACCGAGGGCTCTGGGAACAAACCAGAGGCCTGCGCTACAGTCACACGCAGGAAATCAGACCCAGGAACCAATGATCTAGGAAACAGTCTGTCGCCGGAAGGGATGGAATTAGATGTTGCACAAACACAAACGACTGGGGGGACAGATTTGGGAGTTGCACAGTCCGAGCAGGGACAGGAAATGGTGGGAACTCACATGAGATCTCTGGAGATGCAGAGTCCTAACACCACCACAGAAGAAGAGGACAGAGGACGATCGAAAGGAGAGGATTCTGGGACAGTGCTGGAGGAACTTGACAGTAGTCGCTCTGGGGTGTTGAGGACGTCGCTGGTTGCGGACTACAGCGACTCCTCCTCCGACTCAggggtgtag